The Ammoniphilus oxalaticus genome contains a region encoding:
- a CDS encoding DUF2487 family protein has translation MRWTAEDIEKFEAEKEFIDTALIPIFSFSVEQIGVDVVKEQKWLEEICVYTERQLTGRVLLFPTLYALDPEWRYDLLISEPFRYQQCVTTNPLLAEKLEEQGLSVYLLGRAEDEEDLATMVKEGKKLTNLIMERWKNKSAQT, from the coding sequence ATGCGATGGACAGCTGAAGATATAGAGAAATTTGAAGCGGAAAAAGAGTTTATCGATACGGCTTTAATCCCAATTTTTTCATTTTCAGTGGAGCAAATCGGCGTTGATGTCGTTAAGGAACAAAAGTGGTTGGAGGAGATTTGCGTCTATACGGAACGGCAACTAACAGGAAGAGTGTTGCTATTTCCTACGCTATATGCGCTAGACCCGGAGTGGCGATATGATCTATTGATTAGCGAGCCGTTTCGTTACCAGCAATGTGTGACGACGAACCCTCTTTTGGCGGAGAAATTGGAGGAGCAAGGGTTGTCTGTTTATTTATTGGGACGAGCCGAAGATGAGGAAGATTTAGCGACAATGGTTAAAGAAGGGAAGAAGCTGACGAATCTGATTATGGAACGCTGGAAAAACAAGTCAGCGCAAACTTAG
- a CDS encoding ubiquinol-cytochrome c reductase iron-sulfur subunit codes for MSKKDISRRTFLNYMLMGTGGFLAAGMITPMARFALDPALKSGAGEGDLVPVTTVDELSGEPQRFDFKVKTVDGWYQTETPMSAWVYKRGEEIVALSPICKHLGCTVQWNTNQSHPDHFFCPCHDGFYTKDGNNVPHTPPLAPLDVYEVDVQEGKVYLGKPQPNPVKGA; via the coding sequence ATGAGTAAGAAAGACATTTCCAGGCGGACATTCCTGAACTACATGCTGATGGGAACCGGCGGGTTTCTAGCAGCGGGAATGATCACTCCGATGGCTCGTTTCGCTCTAGATCCCGCATTGAAAAGCGGGGCGGGAGAGGGAGACTTGGTCCCTGTTACGACAGTGGACGAGTTGAGCGGCGAACCGCAACGTTTTGACTTTAAAGTTAAAACAGTTGATGGTTGGTACCAGACAGAAACGCCGATGTCCGCATGGGTCTACAAGCGCGGGGAAGAGATTGTTGCTTTATCGCCAATTTGTAAGCACCTCGGATGCACGGTGCAATGGAATACGAATCAATCGCATCCGGACCATTTCTTCTGTCCATGCCATGACGGCTTCTACACGAAGGACGGGAATAACGTGCCGCACACGCCGCCGTTAGCGCCGTTAGACGTGTATGAAGTAGATGTGCAAGAAGGCAAAGTTTACCTTGGTAAGCCGCAGCCAAATCCAGTAAAGGGGGCGTAA
- the qcrB gene encoding menaquinol-cytochrome c reductase cytochrome b subunit, giving the protein MIKQVYDWVDERLNITPMWRDLADHEVPEHVNPAHHFSAFVYCFGGLTFFITVIQILSGMFLTMYYVPDVIHAYESVKYLQNEVAFGVIVRGMHHWGASLVIVMMFLHTLRVFFTGSYKHPRELNWVVGMMIFFTMLGLGFTGYLLPWDNTAYFATKVGVEIAATVPFIGDFIKTLLTGGDILGAQTLTRFFAIHVFFLPGALLGLLGAHFVIIRRQGISGPL; this is encoded by the coding sequence ATGATCAAGCAAGTTTATGATTGGGTCGATGAGCGCCTCAATATTACACCGATGTGGCGCGATCTTGCCGACCATGAAGTGCCTGAGCATGTGAACCCGGCGCATCATTTTTCTGCGTTCGTGTACTGCTTTGGCGGATTGACTTTCTTTATTACAGTCATCCAAATTTTATCCGGTATGTTTTTAACGATGTATTATGTTCCAGACGTCATTCACGCTTATGAGTCTGTAAAGTACTTACAGAATGAAGTGGCGTTCGGTGTCATTGTTCGCGGAATGCACCACTGGGGAGCCAGTCTCGTCATTGTCATGATGTTTTTACATACACTTCGTGTGTTCTTCACCGGGTCGTACAAGCATCCACGTGAGTTAAACTGGGTTGTTGGAATGATGATTTTCTTTACCATGTTAGGTTTAGGCTTTACAGGGTATCTATTACCTTGGGATAACACAGCTTATTTTGCGACAAAAGTAGGGGTAGAGATTGCTGCTACGGTTCCGTTTATCGGAGACTTTATCAAAACCCTACTCACAGGCGGAGATATTCTTGGCGCTCAAACGCTTACTCGCTTCTTTGCGATTCATGTATTCTTCTTGCCGGGCGCATTATTGGGGCTTCTAGGGGCGCACTTTGTAATTATTCGTAGACAAGGTATTTCTGGACCTCTATAA
- a CDS encoding menaquinol-cytochrome c reductase cytochrome b/c subunit, whose amino-acid sequence MANNDKTKIEYVGDSRVPAKKHPNISPSYSEFPGKTEAFWPNFLLKEWMVAAVALMGYLILTVSQPAPLTDMADPTNTSFTPLPDWYFLFLYQLLKYPWASGTPWVLMGTVVLPGLMFGGLMLAPFLDRGPERRWTKRPVASGLMFLGVISVAFLTWEAMDGYKKMEASKAEAAAEAGEPGGDSGGAAAPPAAELDSDDPGAEIWAAQTSCVSCHGADMSGGGGPPLTDVGSRLSADEIKDVIVNGAGIMSAGMFDGTDEELDQLVEFLAEQK is encoded by the coding sequence ATGGCAAACAACGATAAGACAAAGATCGAATATGTCGGCGATTCGCGTGTTCCCGCGAAAAAACATCCGAACATTTCGCCATCTTACTCTGAATTTCCGGGTAAAACGGAAGCGTTTTGGCCTAACTTTCTACTGAAAGAATGGATGGTTGCAGCGGTTGCTTTAATGGGTTATTTAATTTTGACGGTGAGTCAGCCTGCGCCATTAACGGATATGGCGGATCCGACGAACACGTCGTTTACACCGCTGCCCGACTGGTACTTTTTATTCCTTTATCAATTGTTAAAATATCCTTGGGCATCAGGGACTCCTTGGGTTCTAATGGGAACTGTGGTGCTTCCGGGATTAATGTTCGGTGGCTTGATGTTAGCCCCGTTCCTGGACCGCGGACCTGAGCGTAGATGGACAAAACGTCCTGTTGCTTCTGGCTTGATGTTTCTAGGTGTAATCAGCGTTGCTTTCTTAACGTGGGAGGCAATGGACGGATACAAAAAAATGGAAGCAAGTAAAGCAGAAGCAGCGGCTGAGGCTGGAGAACCTGGCGGGGATTCGGGCGGAGCAGCTGCGCCCCCAGCGGCAGAACTTGATTCTGATGATCCTGGCGCTGAAATCTGGGCGGCTCAAACGAGCTGTGTTAGTTGTCACGGCGCGGATATGTCCGGAGGCGGCGGACCCCCGTTAACGGATGTCGGTTCAAGATTGTCGGCAGATGAGATTAAGGATGTCATTGTCAACGGGGCAGGCATTATGTCTGCTGGAATGTTCGATGGCACGGATGAAGAATTAGATCAATTAGTCGAATTCTTGGCTGAACAAAAGTAA
- a CDS encoding DUF1405 domain-containing protein: MQWFRSSLKKSWFLGSLIVVNFLGTIYGFYWYKNQLAQTEPALLRVFVPDSPAASGLFTLFLIALWLGRSFPSLEAFAAVTNLKYGVWAVAVIIWGWALGGERQWTDYMLIFSHGGMAFESLLYARFYTIRFIHLLPVAIWLVWNDAMDYLVGLHPWLPSVMYPSHVSTVGWFTFLLTVLSLTIIYLVVRPKKGV, translated from the coding sequence ATGCAATGGTTCAGGTCATCTTTGAAAAAATCTTGGTTTCTAGGCAGTTTAATCGTCGTCAACTTTTTAGGGACTATCTACGGCTTCTATTGGTACAAAAACCAGTTAGCCCAAACGGAGCCGGCGCTGTTGCGTGTGTTTGTCCCTGACAGTCCCGCTGCTAGCGGACTTTTCACGCTCTTTTTGATCGCGTTGTGGCTTGGACGCAGCTTTCCGAGTTTAGAAGCGTTTGCCGCTGTGACCAATCTAAAATACGGTGTGTGGGCAGTCGCGGTCATTATTTGGGGCTGGGCGTTAGGCGGAGAACGGCAATGGACCGACTACATGCTGATTTTTTCACACGGGGGAATGGCCTTTGAAAGCTTGCTCTACGCTCGCTTTTATACGATTCGATTTATCCACTTGCTGCCCGTTGCGATCTGGCTCGTCTGGAATGACGCAATGGACTATTTGGTCGGCTTGCATCCTTGGCTGCCATCGGTGATGTACCCCTCTCACGTTTCGACTGTCGGCTGGTTCACCTTTTTACTAACGGTTCTATCCTTGACGATCATCTATCTTGTTGTGAGACCTAAAAAAGGGGTCTAA
- a CDS encoding sporulation protein YpjB produces the protein MKKKWKQWTIIIFLAIFSSFSQTVAGTVTAAESEGRNNQQNNMETLDRLSQEIVTLVEQEQLAHAKGKLEQLGELFTHIGTERRISIEALELATQTIVQGKKALADVTPDKKEAILRAKQIRILVDALSHPNQPIWKSYHSTYSQQVGEMMNQAGRSRQEGLRKSLQLNYQLYSTLKPAIALNQTPSTIQMMDSIYQFINQQAHGQDVDWEATQNSLQQLQEVTGNLFLGKEQNTLALYMNSNSPIAMISMISLILFTALSYVAWRMYRGTRFQM, from the coding sequence TTGAAAAAAAAGTGGAAACAATGGACAATCATCATCTTCCTGGCAATTTTTTCTAGTTTCAGTCAAACGGTAGCGGGAACGGTAACTGCCGCAGAATCCGAGGGAAGAAACAATCAGCAAAATAACATGGAGACCTTAGACCGCCTTTCTCAAGAAATCGTGACGCTCGTCGAACAGGAACAACTAGCCCACGCCAAAGGGAAACTAGAACAGTTAGGGGAGCTGTTTACACATATCGGAACAGAACGGCGGATCAGTATTGAGGCGCTAGAACTCGCCACGCAAACGATCGTCCAGGGAAAAAAGGCGTTAGCCGACGTGACACCGGATAAAAAGGAAGCCATTTTGCGGGCCAAGCAGATCCGAATTCTTGTCGATGCCTTATCACATCCGAACCAACCGATTTGGAAAAGCTATCATTCTACTTATTCGCAACAGGTTGGCGAGATGATGAATCAAGCGGGGCGATCCCGACAAGAAGGATTGCGTAAATCGTTGCAACTAAACTATCAATTGTATTCAACGCTTAAACCAGCCATCGCCTTAAATCAGACGCCATCGACGATCCAAATGATGGACTCGATCTATCAATTCATCAATCAACAAGCCCATGGACAAGATGTCGACTGGGAAGCTACGCAAAATTCATTACAGCAATTGCAAGAAGTCACAGGCAACCTCTTTTTAGGCAAAGAACAAAACACCCTTGCCCTGTATATGAACAGTAACTCGCCGATAGCGATGATCTCCATGATCAGCCTGATTCTATTCACGGCGTTATCCTATGTTGCCTGGCGGATGTATCGCGGTACACGGTTTCAAATGTAA
- a CDS encoding YitT family protein, with translation MNTIETHFKNVFMILVGSAITGFGINYFNIANHLAEGGVTGITILLKFIFNWDPGLVNLALNIPLLILGWRTLGRLSLIYTVIGTVSLSVFLSLFSSFRLPLDDSLLAALYAGVTVGIGLGIVFRAGGTTGGGDIIARILNKYKGWSIGRVIFMVDVFVIGLSLLYLNLTGAMYTLVAVFIGTRVIDFVQEGAYSAKAVTIISDSNQHIAKKVLKEMERGATLLNGRGGWTGSSKDILYCVVNRNEIVRLKAIAHAIDPYAFIIVSDVREVLGEGFTHDENKRPLKEA, from the coding sequence ATGAATACGATAGAGACTCATTTTAAAAATGTATTTATGATTTTGGTCGGCTCAGCGATCACAGGCTTTGGCATTAATTATTTTAACATTGCGAACCATTTAGCTGAGGGCGGCGTAACGGGGATTACAATTTTACTGAAGTTCATTTTCAACTGGGATCCTGGGTTAGTCAACCTCGCTTTAAATATTCCATTGCTTATTTTAGGATGGCGGACATTGGGCCGTCTCTCTCTGATCTATACTGTAATCGGCACCGTTTCTTTGTCTGTGTTTTTGAGTCTGTTTAGCTCTTTTCGACTTCCTTTGGATGATTCGCTGTTAGCGGCTTTGTACGCGGGGGTGACTGTTGGAATCGGACTCGGCATCGTTTTTCGCGCCGGCGGGACAACAGGCGGCGGCGACATCATCGCCCGGATTTTAAATAAATATAAAGGGTGGAGTATTGGGCGCGTCATCTTTATGGTCGATGTATTTGTAATCGGACTGTCGTTGTTGTACTTGAATTTAACGGGAGCGATGTACACGCTCGTTGCTGTGTTTATCGGCACCCGCGTGATCGATTTCGTGCAAGAAGGCGCTTACTCGGCAAAAGCGGTGACGATTATTTCCGATAGCAATCAACATATCGCCAAAAAGGTGTTGAAGGAGATGGAGCGAGGCGCAACGTTGTTAAATGGCCGCGGCGGTTGGACAGGCAGCTCGAAGGATATTCTCTATTGCGTCGTGAATCGGAATGAAATTGTGAGGCTCAAAGCGATTGCGCATGCGATCGATCCCTATGCCTTCATCATCGTTAGCGACGTCCGCGAAGTGCTCGGTGAGGGCTTTACCCACGACGAAAACAAACGGCCATTGAAAGAGGCTTAG
- a CDS encoding nucleotide pyrophosphohydrolase: MNKELTIKGMQREVDQYISQFKEGYFSPLSLMARLTEEAGELAREVNHHYGEKPKRDDEEENSIEMELSDCMFILTCFANSLNIDLEESFYKMMHKFNTRDANRWTRKEQE; encoded by the coding sequence ATGAACAAAGAGTTAACGATCAAGGGGATGCAGCGCGAAGTCGATCAGTACATCTCTCAATTCAAAGAAGGATATTTTAGCCCGTTGTCATTAATGGCTCGCTTGACGGAAGAAGCGGGGGAGTTGGCTCGTGAGGTCAATCATCATTATGGCGAAAAACCGAAGCGCGATGATGAAGAAGAAAACAGTATCGAAATGGAGTTGTCTGACTGCATGTTCATTTTGACTTGCTTCGCCAATTCATTAAATATTGATTTAGAAGAGTCATTTTATAAAATGATGCATAAGTTTAATACAAGGGACGCAAATCGTTGGACGCGGAAAGAACAGGAATAG
- the dapB gene encoding 4-hydroxy-tetrahydrodipicolinate reductase, whose translation MTIKVAIAGSKGKMGVEAVKMVHADEAFTLVAEIGRPGSVYTEENGAPYFGDVAEALEKTKPDVLVDLTTPQSAKENMETALRLGVRPVVGTTGFSAADIESLDKLCREKGVGAIIAPNFAIGAILMMKFAREAAKYMPHVEIIEMHHDQKLDAPSGTAIKTAEMIQETRPELKQGHPEEEEVIDGARGGVVNGFRIHSVRLPGLVAHQEVLFGHTGQTLSIRHDSINRESFMPGIRLAINKVMEIEGLVYGLDQIME comes from the coding sequence ATGACGATAAAAGTAGCGATTGCAGGTTCAAAAGGGAAAATGGGAGTCGAAGCGGTGAAAATGGTTCATGCGGATGAGGCGTTTACGCTTGTCGCAGAAATCGGCCGTCCTGGCTCAGTGTATACAGAGGAAAATGGCGCGCCTTATTTTGGCGATGTCGCGGAAGCATTGGAGAAAACGAAGCCTGATGTGTTGGTCGATCTGACGACGCCACAGTCCGCGAAGGAAAATATGGAAACGGCGCTGCGTTTAGGGGTTCGTCCTGTTGTCGGCACAACTGGGTTCAGCGCGGCAGATATCGAGAGTTTGGACAAGCTTTGTCGGGAAAAAGGGGTCGGAGCGATCATTGCGCCCAACTTTGCGATCGGAGCGATTTTGATGATGAAGTTTGCCCGCGAGGCGGCGAAATATATGCCGCATGTGGAGATCATCGAGATGCACCACGATCAAAAGCTAGACGCTCCGTCTGGGACGGCGATTAAAACAGCTGAAATGATTCAAGAAACGCGCCCAGAATTAAAGCAAGGCCACCCAGAAGAAGAGGAAGTAATCGACGGCGCGCGTGGCGGGGTTGTAAACGGTTTTCGAATTCACAGTGTCCGCTTGCCAGGTTTGGTCGCCCACCAAGAAGTGTTGTTTGGACATACCGGGCAAACGTTAAGTATCCGTCATGATTCGATCAACCGCGAATCGTTTATGCCAGGCATTCGGTTAGCGATCAACAAGGTGATGGAGATTGAAGGGTTAGTTTACGGCTTAGACCAAATTATGGAATAA
- the mgsA gene encoding methylglyoxal synthase has protein sequence MDIALIAHDKKKTELVNFMIAYEQIFSEHNLYSTGTTGLRIMENTNLQLERLKSGPMGGDQQIGALIATGALDLVIFFRDPLTAQPHEPDVSALLRLCDVYGIPLATNAATAELLLMAVEKGFFDWRETVDKYKGAIDLDDD, from the coding sequence ATGGATATCGCCTTAATTGCCCATGATAAAAAGAAAACAGAACTCGTCAACTTTATGATTGCCTATGAACAAATTTTTTCGGAACATAACTTGTATTCAACAGGAACGACGGGCCTGCGGATTATGGAAAATACCAACTTGCAGCTTGAACGATTGAAGTCGGGACCGATGGGCGGCGACCAACAGATCGGAGCCCTCATTGCGACAGGCGCGCTTGATCTGGTCATTTTTTTCCGCGACCCGTTAACGGCTCAACCGCATGAACCAGATGTCAGCGCCTTGCTTCGTTTGTGCGATGTGTACGGTATTCCGTTGGCGACGAATGCGGCCACAGCGGAGCTGTTGTTAATGGCGGTTGAAAAAGGTTTTTTCGATTGGCGCGAGACCGTTGATAAATACAAAGGAGCGATCGACCTAGATGACGATTGA
- the bshB1 gene encoding bacillithiol biosynthesis deacetylase BshB1, whose product MTIDILAIGAHADDIEIGVGGTLLKHRLQGRTIALCDLTLAELSSNGDVETRLREAEAARQTLGAEQRIQLELGDRQLRVSDEQIRAIVAVIRQLRPKLIFAPFWKDRHPDHEHASRLVREAAFSAGIRHYAPETGAAHRPQSVFYYFINDFVEPDFCVDVTNVYEQKMDALECYQSQFLPSDGTVVTPLNSGYFEQIRSREYLFGRKIGTGFAEGFKTNTTLALDYLV is encoded by the coding sequence ATGACGATTGATATTTTGGCAATCGGGGCGCATGCTGACGACATTGAAATTGGGGTAGGCGGAACGCTGCTGAAACATCGTTTGCAAGGAAGGACAATCGCTTTGTGCGATCTCACATTGGCGGAACTGTCGTCGAATGGGGACGTGGAAACGAGATTACGCGAAGCGGAAGCGGCTCGTCAGACGTTGGGCGCCGAGCAACGGATTCAACTGGAACTTGGCGATCGCCAGTTACGGGTCAGCGATGAGCAGATTCGGGCGATTGTCGCCGTCATTCGGCAGCTGCGACCGAAATTGATTTTTGCTCCTTTTTGGAAAGATCGTCATCCCGACCATGAACATGCTAGCCGTTTGGTTCGCGAGGCGGCTTTTAGCGCGGGCATTCGTCATTATGCCCCTGAAACAGGAGCGGCCCATCGTCCGCAATCGGTGTTCTATTATTTTATAAACGATTTTGTCGAGCCTGATTTTTGTGTCGATGTGACGAATGTGTATGAGCAAAAAATGGACGCCCTAGAATGCTACCAAAGTCAATTTTTACCGTCTGATGGAACCGTTGTTACGCCGTTAAACAGCGGTTATTTTGAACAAATCAGAAGCAGGGAATATCTTTTTGGTCGAAAAATTGGAACGGGTTTTGCAGAGGGTTTCAAAACGAACACCACTTTAGCGCTAGACTACTTGGTTTAA
- the bshA gene encoding N-acetyl-alpha-D-glucosaminyl L-malate synthase BshA encodes MKIGITCYPTVGGSGVIATELGKLLAERGHEVHFITSDMPFRLGKFYKNIYYHEVETSSYDVFRYPPYELSLASRMAEVARNEQLDVLHVHYAIPHAISAFLAKEMVGEQLKIVTTLHGTDITVLGHDRSLSDIIRFGIERSDVVTAVSQDLIDKTKQVLGIEQPIEKVYNFIDKREYYPRDVSDYRQELAPSGEKILIHVSNFRPVKRVLDVVRIFHQTLQHMPAKLLFIGEGPDTAAARQLAVELGVSEHVRFLGKQEKLAFMYSLADLLLLTSEKESFGLVALEAMACGLPVVGTTAGGIPEVVTDGETGFLRPIGDVEGMTKQVVRLLSDQKLYDRFSKNSLGRAYHEFCQDQIASQYEAIYERICAQPAANTR; translated from the coding sequence ATGAAAATTGGAATAACTTGTTACCCTACCGTGGGCGGCTCCGGCGTTATTGCGACTGAACTCGGCAAATTGTTGGCCGAACGGGGTCATGAAGTCCATTTCATTACGTCGGACATGCCTTTTCGACTCGGCAAATTTTATAAAAACATTTACTATCATGAAGTGGAAACGAGCAGCTATGATGTGTTTCGCTACCCGCCGTATGAATTGAGCTTGGCCAGCCGCATGGCGGAAGTGGCCCGAAATGAACAGTTAGACGTGCTGCATGTGCATTATGCGATACCGCATGCGATTAGCGCTTTTTTGGCGAAAGAAATGGTCGGCGAGCAACTCAAAATCGTGACAACGTTACATGGCACGGACATAACGGTGCTCGGGCACGATCGATCGCTCAGCGATATTATTCGATTTGGAATTGAGCGGAGCGATGTCGTTACCGCCGTTTCGCAAGACTTGATCGATAAGACCAAGCAAGTGTTAGGGATCGAGCAACCGATTGAAAAAGTATACAATTTTATCGACAAACGTGAATATTATCCGCGCGATGTGAGTGATTATCGTCAAGAATTAGCGCCTAGCGGAGAAAAGATTTTGATCCATGTGTCCAACTTTCGTCCAGTCAAAAGGGTGCTAGATGTGGTCCGTATTTTTCATCAAACGCTTCAACATATGCCAGCAAAATTGTTGTTTATCGGTGAGGGGCCTGATACCGCGGCGGCGCGCCAATTGGCGGTTGAACTAGGAGTGAGTGAACATGTTCGCTTTTTAGGTAAACAGGAAAAGCTTGCTTTTATGTACTCGCTTGCCGATCTGTTATTGTTGACCTCGGAAAAAGAAAGTTTCGGGCTTGTGGCGTTGGAGGCGATGGCTTGCGGGTTGCCGGTTGTGGGCACAACGGCGGGCGGGATTCCCGAAGTGGTGACCGATGGGGAAACGGGTTTTTTGCGACCGATCGGTGATGTCGAGGGGATGACGAAACAAGTCGTTCGCTTGTTAAGTGATCAAAAGCTGTACGATCGCTTTTCTAAAAATTCATTGGGACGCGCGTACCACGAGTTTTGTCAGGATCAAATTGCGAGCCAATACGAAGCGATTTATGAACGGATTTGCGCTCAGCCCGCCGCGAACACGCGCTAG
- a CDS encoding CCA tRNA nucleotidyltransferase, with protein MEQAARGLLEYLEQHGHTAYEVGGCVRDRLLGYPIQDIDIATSATPDQMLALFPRAIPTGIKHGTVTAFWQDHAFEVTTFRIDGSYSNHRQPDQVQFVDDITLDLARRDFTINAMAVNRRGQLIDPFGGQQDLERRLLRSVGDPQRRFSEDALRILRGIRFSARFDLEIEPQTWAAMLDCAPMLTAISRERIRDELAKMVGGVRPRRALSLLATPGLLPFDEWIALFASIPIAALPSGYSVLSERGRWVALWLQADWELERCRRLLRSWRFSNQEQRDKLHLLAAVRALPRATTDDRQAKRLLLSYGLALMLEAEQLTRWRSSQVDFAETSRIEQRWRRLDAQIEIREPRQLAIGGQALIDVFGREAGPWVGETLHTLFEQVALNGLPNQREPLLAAARKVWNEREGTNTEII; from the coding sequence ATGGAGCAAGCTGCTCGCGGATTGCTTGAATATCTTGAACAACACGGTCATACCGCCTACGAAGTAGGCGGTTGTGTGCGTGATCGGCTGCTTGGCTATCCAATCCAAGACATTGATATCGCGACCTCGGCTACCCCCGATCAAATGTTAGCGCTGTTTCCGCGAGCGATCCCGACTGGGATCAAACACGGTACAGTGACCGCGTTTTGGCAGGATCATGCTTTTGAAGTGACGACGTTTCGAATCGACGGCTCATACAGTAACCATCGGCAGCCGGATCAAGTTCAGTTTGTCGACGACATCACGCTTGATCTAGCCCGGCGCGATTTCACGATCAACGCGATGGCTGTTAATCGGCGCGGTCAGTTGATCGATCCGTTTGGCGGACAGCAAGATTTGGAGCGCCGCTTGCTTCGATCGGTTGGCGATCCGCAACGACGTTTTTCGGAAGATGCGTTGCGGATTTTACGCGGGATCCGTTTTAGCGCCCGATTTGATCTGGAAATTGAACCGCAAACGTGGGCGGCAATGTTGGATTGCGCGCCCATGCTTACCGCCATTTCTCGCGAACGGATTCGCGATGAACTGGCGAAGATGGTCGGGGGAGTTCGCCCACGACGCGCATTATCGCTCTTGGCGACGCCTGGTTTGTTGCCGTTTGACGAGTGGATCGCATTATTTGCATCCATCCCAATTGCAGCGTTGCCGTCAGGCTATTCAGTACTTTCCGAACGAGGGCGTTGGGTTGCGTTATGGTTACAGGCGGACTGGGAATTAGAGCGTTGTCGCCGACTGTTGCGTTCATGGCGATTTTCAAATCAGGAACAGCGGGACAAGCTTCATTTGCTGGCTGCGGTTCGGGCGCTGCCTAGGGCGACGACGGATGATCGCCAGGCAAAACGACTCTTGCTGTCTTACGGGCTTGCGTTAATGTTAGAAGCAGAACAGTTGACGCGTTGGCGAAGTTCACAAGTAGACTTTGCTGAAACTTCGCGTATTGAACAGCGTTGGCGTCGGTTGGATGCCCAAATCGAGATTCGCGAACCAAGGCAGCTCGCAATCGGTGGACAGGCATTGATCGATGTTTTTGGACGCGAAGCCGGCCCGTGGGTCGGGGAAACATTACATACGTTATTTGAACAGGTCGCGCTCAACGGACTCCCCAATCAGCGGGAACCCCTGTTGGCGGCGGCAAGAAAGGTTTGGAACGAACGTGAAGGAACAAATACTGAGATTATTTAA